A single region of the Triplophysa dalaica isolate WHDGS20190420 chromosome 15, ASM1584641v1, whole genome shotgun sequence genome encodes:
- the rragd gene encoding ras-related GTP-binding protein D, which translates to MSQTRTMTSKGTYNEVYGKTDALPFDYYEDDFDTFTDGDADFCDEGVLGFSDPFSSEVKPRILLMGLRRSGKSSIQKVVFHKMSPNETLFLESTNKICREDVSNSSFVSFQIWDFPGQIDFFDPTFDYEMIFRGTGALIFVIDSQDDYVEALSRLHLTVTRAYKVNPDINFEVFIHKVDGLSDDHKIEKQSDIHKRANDDLADAGLERIHLSFYLTSIYDHSIFEAFSKVVQKLIPQLPTLENLLNIFISNSGIEKAFLFDVVSKIYIATDSSPVDMQTYELCCDMIDVVIDISCIYGLTGDETGTPYDKESMAIIHLNNTTVMYLKEVTKFLALVCFIREESFERKGLIDYNFHCFKKAIEEVFDVRLQVQRNRKLLNQRRWSRQKVPNGSQLHPH; encoded by the exons ATGTCTCAGACTCGGACCATGACAAGCAAAGGGACCTACAATGAGGTTTACGGGAAAACCGACGCGCTGCCATTCGATTATTATGAGGACGATTTCGACACGTTCACGGACGGGGACGCAGACTTCTGTGATGAAGGAG TTCTTGGGTTCAGCGATCCGTTCAGCAGTGAGGTAAAACCTCGAATCCTACTCATGGGCCTGCGGCGAAGCGGCAAGTCATCCATTCAGAAAGTTGTATTTCACAAGATGTCACCCAACGAGACGCTCTTCCTGGAGAGCACCAATAAGATTTGCCGAGAGGATGTGTCCAACAGTTCTTTTGTCAGCTTCCAAATCTGGGACTTCCCCGGTCAGATTGATTTCTTCGACCCCACGTTTGACTATGAGATGATATTTCGTGGAACGGGGGCTCTCATCTTTGTGATAGACTCACAG GACGATTATGTGGAGGCATTAAGCAGACTTCACCTCACTGTGACAAGGGCCTACAAGGTCAATCCAGACATCAACTTCGAGGTGTTTATCCACAAGGTGGACGGACTGTCGGACGACCACAAGATTGAGAAACAGAGTGACATCCATAAACGAGCCAATGATGATCTAGCTGATGCTGGTTTGGAAAGAATACACCTAAG CTTTTACCTGACAAGCATCTATGATCATTCGATTTTCGAGGCCTTCAGTAAAGTCGTGCAGAAACTAATTCCTCAGCTTCCGACTCTTGAGAACCTGCTCAACATTTTCATATCT AACTCAGGGATTGAAAAGGCTTTTCTCTTTGATGTGGTCAGTAAGATTTACATAGCGACAGACAGCAGCCCGGTGGATATGCAGACCTACGAGTTGTGTTGTGACATGATAGATGTTGTTATTGACATCTCGTGCATCTACGG GTTGACTGGGGATGAGACAGGAACTCCTTATGATAAAGAGTCCATGGCCATAATTCACCTGAACAACACGACTGTCATGTATCTTAAGGAAGTCACCAAATTTCTCGCTCTGGTGTGTTTCATCAGAGAGGAGAGTTTTGAGAGGAAAG GACTCATCGACTACAATTTCCACTGTTTCAAGAAAGCCATAGAGGAGGTGTTTGATGTGCGGTTACAAGTGCAGAGAAATCGCAAGCTTCTAAACCAGAGACGCTGGAGCAGACAGAAGGTGCCTAATGGATCTCAGTTGCATCCCCATTGA